From Pempheris klunzingeri isolate RE-2024b chromosome 16, fPemKlu1.hap1, whole genome shotgun sequence, a single genomic window includes:
- the LOC139215676 gene encoding immunoglobulin superfamily DCC subclass member 3 yields the protein MLDCRVQGEEPIMVTWRKNGMPLPISQRVQVLANGTLLIQSFQKRREGSDADMGEYDCAAQNHYGMLVSRKAKVLLASLPKFHTHPGSMIVDEGGVARFQCQINGVPEARITWEKDRVPLNTTDNRYTLLPMGILQVMAVRQVDAGVFRCVATNIANTRYSHEATLNITGGAPRIYKEPVILSGPQNLTITVHQTAILECIATGNPRPIVSWSRLDGRSIGVEGIQVLGTGNLMISDVSLQHSGVYVCAANRPGTRMRRTALGRLVVQAPPEFLQWPQSVSKPAGGSAVFTCVAQGVPEPHLIWLKNGKVLMPGHNVKLTNNNSTLALTRISLEDEAIYQCIAENSAGTNQASARLAVAQAKDLPGAPEGLTVTVLSTNTLQITWSETTANVTDSIIGYVLHIRKIGEPDSLELQEAISKGTFQHDVTNLEPATTYSLYLKAYSPVGASQQSHTVVATTLGGVPTPPTFFTKAVNSSTVQVLWELSGKAGKAEGFRLSYRRVPHTVFKGPIQLPCHINAHTITALEPGAVYEVKLVAYNGNGESDCSKRLVSLAEEGMSDQTTKGGLLCQCRDGEASLGSIVIGIHIGTACIIICVLFLMFGYRRSLFCSKGIQDNWSVPRGNTRHNGIPKDGGNHPRMESVPQVVCPAQCQVVIEQHLSGLPGTDTG from the exons ATGCTGGACTGTCGGGTGCAGGGTGAAGAACCAATCATGGTAACATGGCGTAAAAACGGAATGCCTTTGCCCATCAGTCAGCGTGTTCAGGTGCTGGCAAATGGAACTCTACTCATCCAGAGCTTCCAGAAACGCAGAGAGGGGAGCGATGCAGATATGGGCGAATATGATTGTGCAGCCCAAAATCATTATGGGATGCTGGTCAGCCGAAAGGCAAAAGTCCTTTTAGCAT CTCTTCCTAAGTTTCACACCCATCCTGGGTCCATGATCGTGGATGAAGGCGGTGTTGCTCGCTTCCAGTGCCAGATCAACGGAGTACCCGAGGCCAGAATCACctgggagaaagacagagtacCACTCAACACCACTGACAACAG ATACACTCTCCTGCCAATGGGTATTCTGCAGGTGATGGCTGTGAGGCAGGTGGATGCTGGGGTTTTCCGCTGTGTCGCCACCAACATCGCCAACACACGCTACAGCCATGAGGCCACACTCAACATCACTG GTGGAGCCCCCAGAATCTACAAGGAGCCAGTCATCCTGTCAGGACCGCAAAACCTGACTATCACTGTCCATCAGACAGCCATCTTGGAGTGCATTGCCACAGGAAACCCAAGGCCTATTGTTTCCTGGAGCAGGCTAG atGGACGCTCTATTGGGGTAGAGGGTATCCAGGTTCTGGGGACAGGGAACCTGATGATCTCAGATGTTTCCCTGCAGCACTctggtgtgtatgtatgtgctgcCAATCGGCCTGGCACTAGAATGAGACGTACTGCACTTGGACGACTTGTGGTGCAAG ctcctcctgagtTCCTACAGTGGCCACAGTCTGTGTCAaaaccagcagggggcagcgCTGTGTTCACTTGTGTAGCCCAGGGTGTTCCTGAGCCTCACCTCATCTGGCTGAAGAATGGCAAAGTCCTGATGCCCGGACACAACGTGAAGCTGACCAATAACAATAG TACTCTGGCTCTGACTCGTATTAGCTTGGAGGATGAGGCCATCTATCAGTGCATTGCAGAGAACAGTGCTGGCACCAACCAGGCCAGTGCTCGTCTGGCTGTGGCCCAAGCTAAAGACTTGCCTGGCGCCCCCGAGGGCCTCACAGTCACCGTCCTGTCCACCAACACCCTACAGATCACATGGAGTGAAACAACCGCCAATGTCACTGACAGCATCATTGGATATGTCCTGCACATCCGCAAGATAGGAG aACCTGACAGCCTAGAGCTGCAGGAAGCCATCAGCAAAGGCACTTTTCAGCATGATGTGACCAACTTGGAGCCAGCAACCACCTACTCTCTGTACCTGAAGGCTTATTCTCCTGTGGGAGCCAGCCAGCAGTCCCACACTGTGGTAGCTACAACACTAGGGGGCG TGCCAACCCCTCCTACCTTTTTCACTAAGGCGGTGAACTCTAGCACCGTGCAGGTCCTTTGGGAGCTCTCTGGTAAGGCTGGCAAGGCCGAGGGCTTCAGGCTATCGTATCGCAGGGTCCCACACACTGTCTTCAAGGGGCCAATCCAGCTGCCCTGTCACATTAATGCCCACACCATCACTGCGCTGG AACCAGGTGCAGTGTATGAAGTCAAACTGGTGGCCTACAATGGAAACGGGGAGAGTGACTGCTCCAAAAGACTTGTGTCACTGGCAGAGGAAGGCATGAGTGACCAAACCACCA aAGGAGGCCTTCTGTGTCAGTGCAGGGATGGAGAGGCGTCCCTGGGCAGCATTGTTATTGGCATCCACATTGGCACCGCTTGCATCATCATCTGTGTTCTCTTCCTCATGTTTGGATACCGTCGCAG tctgtttTGCAGTAAAGGTATTCAGGACAACTGGTCTGTACCAAGGGGCAACACAAGACACAATGGAATCCCTAAAGATGGAGGAAACCACCCCAGAATGGAGTCAGTGCCTCAG GTGGTCTGTCCAGCACAGTGCCAGGTTGTCATTGAGCAGCACTTGTCAGGTTTGCCTGGCACGGACACTGGCTAA